CCGTCTCTGGACTCAGGCACTCTCTTGGCGGATAGAATCTGCACCGATCTTTGCCGCTGGTACGAGACGCTCCGACCGAATACGGTGATCTATCTGCAAAGCGCAGGCGATTATTACCACATGCGGGGCCAACTCGCCCCCTTCCTCGCCTCGATCGCAAAGGTCAAAGAAGCTCGCTTCGTTGTCAATTCCGGTTTCTGGGGGCTGCTGGGCCATAACGGCGCGGTTACAGCAGAAGCCTACATGCCTTGGTTGCAAGCGGCCTTTCTGTCTCCCTCAACCAAGCCGGATGATCTTATGATGAATCATCATAGGTTGACCAGTGCGATAGGTCCAATGGTATCGGCTGACAAACATTCCGCCGGGGCAACAATACAGAATACGGATGGCGACATTCAACTTGCCGCCATGCTTCGCGACTATCAACTGCGCCAACCCTGAAAAAGCTGACATGGTAATGCCTGCAAATGTAGTTCCTCAAAACCCATACAAAACCCAGCCCGAACGAGCCTTCTGGCGGGCGTCGGTCGGCAGCAGGCATTATGCCGATCTTGCAGATATTTGGCATCCTATGCCCTTGCAGAAGAAAGACAAGATAGCGACTGCCGGCAGCTGTTTTGCGCAGCATATCGGCAACAACCTTGGCGCACGCGGAGCAGCCTTCATGGATATGGAGCCCGCCCCGCCGCTGTTCAGATCGGCAGCAGATGCACGCCGGTGGGGATATGGCGTATTTTCCTGTCGCTATGGCAACGTCTATACGACTCGTCAGTTGATTCAGCTGTTCGACGAGGCACATGGCCTGCGCAAGCCGCTCGAGCAAGTCTGGGAAAAAAACGGACGCTTCTACGACTCGCTGCGTGCGAGTATCGACCCTGTTGGGCAGGACAGCGCCGAAATCGTATTGAAGCTGCGCGAACGCCATCTCGCTGCGGTGCGCCGCATGTTTGCGGAGCTCGACGTCTTTGTCTTCACTATGGGGCTGACGGAAGGGTGGGAGAATACCGACGATGGTACGATGTTTGCCGTCGCGCCCGGAACGGTGGCGGGCACCTATGACCCGGCCCGGCACCGGCTGAACAATCTTCGGCATTCCGACGTATTGAGCGATATGGTCGTATTCTGGAAACGCTTGCGCGAGGTCAATGCCAATGCGCGCATGCTTTTGACTGTTTCGCCTGTCCCACTGGCAGCAACGGCGACCGAGCATCACGTTCTGGTCGCGACTACTTATTCTAAATCGGTTCTTCGTTCGGTTGCAGGGGAGTTATCCGAGGAGTTTGAGGATATTCATTATTTCCCGTCATACGAAATCATTTCGTCTCATCCTGCGCGAGGAATGTTTTTTGAAGCTGACCTGCGCAACGTGAGCATGTTTGGCGTGGACCTGGTGATGAACCACTTTTTCTCTGGCTCGCTGGCAGCTGAATTCGGAGGCAAGCGCGAAAATGTGGATGGCGAAGAGATAGAGCTAATTTGCGATGAAAGCAGACTGGACAGAGAATGAGCATTCGATTGGGTGATTTTACCAATTTTAGCATGTCGTTCAAAAATATGGGCCGGGTTTGATCTACTCGGATACGAGGAAGCAAGTGGTTTGGTCTTTTCGCGTGAATGTGCATCAACGCGACAGGCTGGGATATGCCACATATCATAGACTACCATCATTCAGCTTCCCGATTCATCAGGATTTGACCCCGACCCATTCACCGAGGTCTTTCGCGTCGAGTCGCGCAAGCTGATCAGACAGGCTATCCATGCGGAGCTGGCGACGCTCATGGCCGCGTTTGCCGGAGAAAAGCTGCAAGATGGGCGGGCACGCCAGGTGCGTCATGGACACTTGCCGGAACGCGAGGTGCTGACCAGGGTCGGTCCCGTGACCGTGAAGATGCCTCTTTTGCGGGAACCGCGGCCTTGGCGAAGACAAGATCAGCTTCACGCCCAGCATTCTGCCGCGATATCTGCGCAAGGCGAAGTCGGTCGAAGACCTGCTGCCCTGGCTTTACCTCTAGGGTGTGTCCACGGGCGATTTAAGCGAGGCTTTGGAAGCACATCTGGCGCCGAACGCCAAGGGCCTGTCGACCAAGACCGTCATGCGACTGAAAGCGGGTTGGTGGAATGACTACGAAGCATGGCAGAAACGCGACCTTGGAACGCGGCGATTTCTCTACGTCTGGGCCGATGGCGTCTACCTCAAGCCTCGCATGTCTGATGAAAAGCAATGCGTATTGGTGATTGTCGGAGCCGATGAATAAGGTCGCAAGGAGCTTCTGATCATGACCGACGGTTTTCGCGAAAGTACCCAGAGTTGGCGCTAGGTAATGCTCAATCTCAGGCGCTGCTGCCTGAAATAGGATCCAAAGCTTGCCATCGGCGATGGCGCATTCGGCATATGCACAGCCCTGCGCGAGGTGTTTGCGACGACGAAGGAACAGCGCTGCTGGGCTCACAAGACCATGAACATCCTGACCGCGCTGCTGACATTCTACGATTTACCGGCCGAGCACTAGAATCACTTCCGGACGTAAATCCGATAGAATGCACATTCGCGACCGTCCGGCACCGCACAAAACGCACCAAGGGCTGTCTCAGCCGCAAGACAGGCCTGGCCATGGCATTCAAGCTGATAATGTCCGCGCAGAAGAAATGGCGCAAACTCGACGGACAGAACCGCCTGCCGGAAATCATCCAAGGGGTTAAATTCCGCGACGGCGTCCACCAAGGTCAAACCGATGCTTGATCAGGCATCACCAATTTCTGCGCATATCTCACAAGAGCGGGGCTAATTTAGCCGGCTTAGACAACATGAGCATCCTGCTGATCCTAAGCGGTTGGTGCTGGTTGATTGAGGTGCTGCAGGTAAAGTATCTCAACAACATCGCTGAACAGGATCACCGCTTCATCAAGCGGATTACCGGCCCGATATACAGGGCTTCAAATCGTTCGTTCCCGCGCAGGCGACCTTGGCCGGGATCGAGGCCGCTCTATGATCCGCAAAGGTCAATTGCCAAGCTAGGGGCAAACCGTCTTCGCGCAATTCGCCGCCCTCGCGGGATAACTGCATCCAGCCAATGGCTTGGACTCAAGCGACGGAAATATTCGCAACATTACCAAATCTGCCGGTCGCTTTTACCCCCCGGGCCAGACCACCCGAAACCCCTGATGTGAGGTTGTCGTATCCGGTGAGTTCCCGGTTCGGGCTGCAATTCTGTAGCGATAGCAG
This sequence is a window from Paracoccus aerodenitrificans. Protein-coding genes within it:
- a CDS encoding GSCFA domain-containing protein, encoding MATFNLPPCFATINCANPEKADMVMPANVVPQNPYKTQPERAFWRASVGSRHYADLADIWHPMPLQKKDKIATAGSCFAQHIGNNLGARGAAFMDMEPAPPLFRSAADARRWGYGVFSCRYGNVYTTRQLIQLFDEAHGLRKPLEQVWEKNGRFYDSLRASIDPVGQDSAEIVLKLRERHLAAVRRMFAELDVFVFTMGLTEGWENTDDGTMFAVAPGTVAGTYDPARHRLNNLRHSDVLSDMVVFWKRLREVNANARMLLTVSPVPLAATATEHHVLVATTYSKSVLRSVAGELSEEFEDIHYFPSYEIISSHPARGMFFEADLRNVSMFGVDLVMNHFFSGSLAAEFGGKRENVDGEEIELICDESRLDRE